A segment of the Candidatus Woesearchaeota archaeon genome:
ATTAAAACATTATTTCTCTGATTATCTGGTAACAGGTGGAATCCCTGAGTATATTCTTACGAATGATCCAGAGAAAATAACTAATCTGGTTTCTAATATTATCTACAAAGATATTATTGGTAAACATAATATAAAAAACGCTAAAAAGATAGAAGAATTATTTTTATTATTATGCGAACGAGTAGGAAAAAACCTAACATATAACAAATTAGCAAAAATTCTTGATCTAGATGTAGAAACCGTAAGTTCATATATTTCTTATTTCGAAGAAACATTTCTTATTTATCAAATACAACGATATACTAAGTCATATAACGAAGCACTGCGTTCTCCTAAAAAAATTTACATATGTGATAATGGCATAAAAACAACATTTGTGGGCAATAAGGATAAAGGCGCTTTATGGGAAAATTTTGTATTTTTAACTATAAAACAAAGAAAAGTAAATTATTTTTATCAAGACGATCATGAAATTGATTTTATTATTCAACTAAAAAATAAACGTCTTATCGCTGTTGAAGCAAAATACAAAGACATACTTTCTGAAAAAGACAAACAAGCATTTGGAACCATACCTTTTAAAGAGAAAATATTAGTTAAAGATATTGATGATTTAAAAAAACTAAATAAAATTCTTAGCGATGAAAATAAATAATTAGATAGATAGGATTTATAATTTAAAATTCAACATTCTTTTATCAATCCCATTTTTAATGTGTTTAATAAAATCATCTAATTTAATACCAAACTTTACTTGACCATCCAATGTTCTTACTGCCAGTGTTTTAGCTTCTTTTTCTTTTTCACCAATAGTAATAATTAAAGGAATGTACTGCATTTGAGCATCACGCACTTTTTTATTGATCGTTTCCTGTTCCTTGTTGATTTCTGTCCGTATTTTCTGGGATTTTAATTGAGCTTTAACTTGCTCTGCGTACTCAACCACATTATCATTAATGGTTAATAACCGGACTTGCACTGGGCTAAGCCATAAGGGAAATTTACCTGCACAATGTTCAATGAGAATCCCTATAAATCGATCCAAGGTACCGAGAACTGCACGATGGATCATAATAGGGGTATGTTTTTTTCCATCACTGCCTTCATACGTTAAACCAAATCTTGATGGCTGTTGAAAATCAACCTGTATCGTTGATAACTGCCATGATCTTCCTAAACAATCTTTAATATGGAGATCAATTTTAGGGCCATAAAATGCTCCATCACCTGGATTTATTTTGTACGGCAACTTGCTTTTATCCAATGCTTCTTTCAAAACACGTTCTGCTACATCCCATTGTTCTTTAGTGCCTATTGATTTTTCAGGCTTTGTGGAAAGTTCTAAACGAAATTCAAAGTCAAATGTTTTCGCATAGACATAATTTGCAAAATCAATGCAGTTATCAAGTTCTTCAGCTAGTTGTTCTTCAGTGCAGAAAATATGGGCATCATCCTGGTGAAATTTTCTTACCCTTGTCATTCCGCCAATAACACCTTTAAGTTCATTTCTGTGCAATGCAGCAAAATCTGCAAATCGCAAAGGCAAATCACGGTAGCTTCTTGTTTGTGTTTTGTAAATAAGACAATGGCTTGGACAATTCATCGGCTTTAAGCTCACTTCCTTGCCATCAACCATAAAGGTAAACATATTTTCCTTGTAAAATCCCCAATGCCCTGAAGTTTCCCAGAGAGATTTATCATAAACTAACGGTGTAATAACTTCACTAAATCCACGCTCCCAATATTGCTCCCGGATGAAGGTTTGTAATTCATTGAAAATAATAGCTCCTTTAGGATGAAAGAATATTGCACCCGGTGATTCTTCGTGAAAACTAGCCAAGTCTAGTTTTTTTGACAGTATGCGGTGATCACGTTTTTTTACTTCCTCCAAACGATGAAGATGTTCATCTAATTCTTTTTTGGTAAAAAATGCTGTACCATAAATTCGTGTCAGCATTTTATTTTTTTCATCGCCACGCCAATAGGCGCCTGCAACTGACAAAAGCTTGAAATGCTGTACATGTTTGCCTGGATTAAAAAGATGCCCACCTTTACAGAGGTCTATAAAATGCCCTGCAGTGTAAAAGGTTAATTTTTTTCCTCCTTCTGCAAATTCATTAATCAGTTCTGTTTTGTATTTATTCCACTTAAATTGTTTTAATGCCTCATGGACAGTAACTTGTTTTCCTTCCATAACACCCCATGTTTTGATAATTTCACGCATTTTCTCTTCTATTTTTGCAAAATCAGCTTCAGAAATCGGCTGCGGAAGTTCAAAGTCCTGGTAAAAACCATCTTCAATTGGCGGACCTATTGCGTTTTGCGCTCCCGGATATAATTCAATCATGGTTGCTGCCAACAAATGCGCGCAGGAATGACGTAATGCCTCGAGAGATTCTTTGTCTTTGGTTGTAATCACTTTGAAAGCGCAGTCTTTATCAAGCTTTGTTTCCTGAAGCACTGAATGATCATTTACTTTAAAGTCTAATGCTGCTCTTGCAAGCCCTTCAGAAATTGATTTTGCTACCTCTAATACTGTTATCCCTTTTTTATATTCGCGTTTTGTGCCATCGGGAAAGGTTACTTTGATTGTCATGCTATTCTAAAATAGCATGACGTTTATATAGATTATTATTTTAGTGCTGACATTGGTTGGGTAAAATGTGGAATTCTAATGATTTAATTAATTTCAAACATTCGTATTAGTTCATGAGTAGCATAAATCGT
Coding sequences within it:
- a CDS encoding ATP-binding protein, with protein sequence MELETIFARFNPWWNEAFTSPGILREKYLLLLNKELNEKQVTFVMGLRRVGKTTLLKQVIAMLLKQGVPAKNILFLSLDHSGLATYSLLSLVEKYRELQAISVKEKIYLFLDEVQYFNVFEQDIKIIHDHENAKIIASGSNSLLIKDKKAFLTGRNKVLLINPLSFEEYLLFRNISVDKSESQLLKHYFSDYLVTGGIPEYILTNDPEKITNLVSNIIYKDIIGKHNIKNAKKIEELFLLLCERVGKNLTYNKLAKILDLDVETVSSYISYFEETFLIYQIQRYTKSYNEALRSPKKIYICDNGIKTTFVGNKDKGALWENFVFLTIKQRKVNYFYQDDHEIDFIIQLKNKRLIAVEAKYKDILSEKDKQAFGTIPFKEKILVKDIDDLKKLNKILSDENK
- the thrS gene encoding threonine--tRNA ligase; protein product: MTIKVTFPDGTKREYKKGITVLEVAKSISEGLARAALDFKVNDHSVLQETKLDKDCAFKVITTKDKESLEALRHSCAHLLAATMIELYPGAQNAIGPPIEDGFYQDFELPQPISEADFAKIEEKMREIIKTWGVMEGKQVTVHEALKQFKWNKYKTELINEFAEGGKKLTFYTAGHFIDLCKGGHLFNPGKHVQHFKLLSVAGAYWRGDEKNKMLTRIYGTAFFTKKELDEHLHRLEEVKKRDHRILSKKLDLASFHEESPGAIFFHPKGAIIFNELQTFIREQYWERGFSEVITPLVYDKSLWETSGHWGFYKENMFTFMVDGKEVSLKPMNCPSHCLIYKTQTRSYRDLPLRFADFAALHRNELKGVIGGMTRVRKFHQDDAHIFCTEEQLAEELDNCIDFANYVYAKTFDFEFRLELSTKPEKSIGTKEQWDVAERVLKEALDKSKLPYKINPGDGAFYGPKIDLHIKDCLGRSWQLSTIQVDFQQPSRFGLTYEGSDGKKHTPIMIHRAVLGTLDRFIGILIEHCAGKFPLWLSPVQVRLLTINDNVVEYAEQVKAQLKSQKIRTEINKEQETINKKVRDAQMQYIPLIITIGEKEKEAKTLAVRTLDGQVKFGIKLDDFIKHIKNGIDKRMLNFKL